From the genome of Diceros bicornis minor isolate mBicDic1 unplaced genomic scaffold, mDicBic1.mat.cur scaffold_67_ctg1, whole genome shotgun sequence, one region includes:
- the WDR18 gene encoding WD repeat-containing protein 18 isoform X2 codes for MAAPMEVAVCTDSAAPLWSCVVWELHSGANLLTYRGGQAGPRGLALLNGEYLLAAQLGKNYISAWELQRKDQLQQKIMCPGPVTCLTTSPNGLYVVAGIAESIYLWEVSTGNLLVILSRHYQDVACLQFTGDSSHLLSGGKDCLALVWSLCSVLQVDPSRTPAPRHVWSRHTLPITDLHCGLGGPLARVATASLDQTVKLWEISSGELLLSVLFDVAIMAVTMDLAEHHMFCGGSDGSIFQVDLCTWPGQREKSFQPEQDSGKVFRGHRNQVTCLSVSTDGSVLLSGSHDETVRLWDVQSKQCVRTVTLKGPVTNACIMLAPVSMLSSDFRPSLPLPRFNKHLLGAEHGDEPHRGGLTLRLGLHQQGSEPSYLERAEQLHAVMCGTMEKNVLGGQDQLRVRVTELEDEVRNLRKINRDLFDFSTRIITRPAK; via the exons ATGGCGGCGCCCATGGAGGTGGCCGTGTGTACGGACTCGGCGGCGCCGCTGTGGAGCTGCGTCGTGTGGGAGCTGCACTCGGGCGCCAACCTGCTCACCTACCGCGGCGGGCAGGCCGGACCCCGCGGCCTGGCGCTGCTCAACGGCGAGTACCTGCTGGCGGCGCAGCTGGGCAAGAACTACATCAGCGCCTGGGAGCTGCAGCGGAAG gaccagctgcagcagaagATCATGTGCCCTGGGCCTGTCACCTGTCTGACCACGTCGCCCAACGGCCTCTACGTTGTGGCGGGGATCGCTGAGAGCATATACCTGTGGGAG gTGTCCACGGGGAACCTTCTGGTCATCCTGAGCCGCCACTACCAGGACGTGGCGTGCCTGCAGTTCACGGGGGACAGCAGCCACTTGCTGTCGGGGGGCAAGGACTGCCTGGCGCTCGTCTGGAGCCTCTGCAG CGTGCTGCAGGTGGACCCGTCCAGGACCCCAGCCCCCCGGCATGTCTGGTCCCGCCACACCCTCCCCATCACAGACCTGCACTGTGGCCTCGGGGGGCCCCTGGCCCGGGTGGCCACCGCCTCGCTGGACCAGACAGTGAAG CTGTGGGAGATCTCCTCGGGCGAGCTGCTGCTCTCTGTGCTGTTCGACGTGGCCATCATGGCCGTGACCATGGACCTGGCCGAGCATCACATGTTCTGCGGGGGCAGCGACGGCTCCATCTTCCAGGTCGATCTCTGCACCTGG CCCGGGCAGCGAGAGAAGAGCTTCCAGCCGGAGCAGGACAGCGGGAAGGTGTTCAGAGGGCACAG GAACCAGGTGACCTGCCTGTCGGTGTCCACTGACGGCAGCGTGCTGCTCTCGGGCTCCCATGACGAGACCGTGCGCCTTTGGGACGTCCAGAGTAAGCAGTGCGTCAGGACGGTGACCCTCAAAG GCCCCGTGACCAACGCCTGCATCATGCTGGCGCCCGTGAGCATGCTGAGCTCCGACTTCAGGCCCAGCCTGCCGCTGCCCCGCTTCAACAAACACCTGCTGGGCGCCGAGCACGGCGACGAGCCGCACCGCGGGGGCCTCACGCTGCGCCTGGGCCTCCACCAGCAG GGCTCGGAGCCCAGCTACCTGGAGCGCGCGGAGCAGCTGCACGCGGTGATGTGCGGGACCATGGAGAAG AATGTGCTGGGCGGCCAGGACCAGCTGCGCGTGCGCGTGACGGAGCTGGAGGACGAGGTGCGGAACCTGCGGAAGATCAACCGCGACCTGTTCGACTTCTCCACGCGCATCATCACGCGGCCGGCCAAGTGA
- the WDR18 gene encoding WD repeat-containing protein 18 isoform X1 codes for MAAPMEVAVCTDSAAPLWSCVVWELHSGANLLTYRGGQAGPRGLALLNGEYLLAAQLGKNYISAWELQRKGESPRPGRLIPVLPHKRDAALRHKGSRFPLLEKPQKAAPGAAGRPLPHADVFRDQLQQKIMCPGPVTCLTTSPNGLYVVAGIAESIYLWEVSTGNLLVILSRHYQDVACLQFTGDSSHLLSGGKDCLALVWSLCSVLQVDPSRTPAPRHVWSRHTLPITDLHCGLGGPLARVATASLDQTVKLWEISSGELLLSVLFDVAIMAVTMDLAEHHMFCGGSDGSIFQVDLCTWPGQREKSFQPEQDSGKVFRGHRNQVTCLSVSTDGSVLLSGSHDETVRLWDVQSKQCVRTVTLKGPVTNACIMLAPVSMLSSDFRPSLPLPRFNKHLLGAEHGDEPHRGGLTLRLGLHQQGSEPSYLERAEQLHAVMCGTMEKNVLGGQDQLRVRVTELEDEVRNLRKINRDLFDFSTRIITRPAK; via the exons ATGGCGGCGCCCATGGAGGTGGCCGTGTGTACGGACTCGGCGGCGCCGCTGTGGAGCTGCGTCGTGTGGGAGCTGCACTCGGGCGCCAACCTGCTCACCTACCGCGGCGGGCAGGCCGGACCCCGCGGCCTGGCGCTGCTCAACGGCGAGTACCTGCTGGCGGCGCAGCTGGGCAAGAACTACATCAGCGCCTGGGAGCTGCAGCGGAAG GGTGAAAGTCCGCGGCCCGGGAGACTCATCCCTGTATTGCCCCACAAAAGAGACGCTGCCCTTCGGCATAAGGGCTCACGGTTTCCCCTCCTAGAGAAACCCCAAAAGGCAGCCCCCGGAGCTGCTGGCCGCCCCTTGCCTCACGCTGACGTCTTTCGG gaccagctgcagcagaagATCATGTGCCCTGGGCCTGTCACCTGTCTGACCACGTCGCCCAACGGCCTCTACGTTGTGGCGGGGATCGCTGAGAGCATATACCTGTGGGAG gTGTCCACGGGGAACCTTCTGGTCATCCTGAGCCGCCACTACCAGGACGTGGCGTGCCTGCAGTTCACGGGGGACAGCAGCCACTTGCTGTCGGGGGGCAAGGACTGCCTGGCGCTCGTCTGGAGCCTCTGCAG CGTGCTGCAGGTGGACCCGTCCAGGACCCCAGCCCCCCGGCATGTCTGGTCCCGCCACACCCTCCCCATCACAGACCTGCACTGTGGCCTCGGGGGGCCCCTGGCCCGGGTGGCCACCGCCTCGCTGGACCAGACAGTGAAG CTGTGGGAGATCTCCTCGGGCGAGCTGCTGCTCTCTGTGCTGTTCGACGTGGCCATCATGGCCGTGACCATGGACCTGGCCGAGCATCACATGTTCTGCGGGGGCAGCGACGGCTCCATCTTCCAGGTCGATCTCTGCACCTGG CCCGGGCAGCGAGAGAAGAGCTTCCAGCCGGAGCAGGACAGCGGGAAGGTGTTCAGAGGGCACAG GAACCAGGTGACCTGCCTGTCGGTGTCCACTGACGGCAGCGTGCTGCTCTCGGGCTCCCATGACGAGACCGTGCGCCTTTGGGACGTCCAGAGTAAGCAGTGCGTCAGGACGGTGACCCTCAAAG GCCCCGTGACCAACGCCTGCATCATGCTGGCGCCCGTGAGCATGCTGAGCTCCGACTTCAGGCCCAGCCTGCCGCTGCCCCGCTTCAACAAACACCTGCTGGGCGCCGAGCACGGCGACGAGCCGCACCGCGGGGGCCTCACGCTGCGCCTGGGCCTCCACCAGCAG GGCTCGGAGCCCAGCTACCTGGAGCGCGCGGAGCAGCTGCACGCGGTGATGTGCGGGACCATGGAGAAG AATGTGCTGGGCGGCCAGGACCAGCTGCGCGTGCGCGTGACGGAGCTGGAGGACGAGGTGCGGAACCTGCGGAAGATCAACCGCGACCTGTTCGACTTCTCCACGCGCATCATCACGCGGCCGGCCAAGTGA